The following coding sequences lie in one Alloacidobacterium dinghuense genomic window:
- a CDS encoding amidohydrolase, translating into MPTKIFFNGKIATNGKPYFVQALAVESGKIIAIGTNEEMLSSRTPETEVIDLAGHTVIPGLNDSHLHIIRGGLHYNMELRWDGVPSLADALQMLKEQAQRTPAPQWVRVVGGWNEFQFAERRMPTLDEINKVSPDTPVFVLHLYDRAFLNAAALRAVGYTKDSPNPPGGEIQRDKNGNPTGILIARPNAGILYATLAKGPLLNYEDQLVSTRHFMRELNRLGITSAVDAGGGFQNYPADYKVIEALHQKKQMTVRIAYNLFTQRPKHELEDFKNWTSSTTLYQGDQTYRLNGAGETLVFSAADFEDFLEPRPDLDGVMEAELEQVVRLLAEKRWPFRLHATYNESIERFLNVFEKVNRDIPFNGLHWFFDHAETITDKNIERVAALGGGIAVQHRMAYQGEYFVDRYGKKAAQRTPPIRRMIELGLPVGAGTDATRVASFNPYMALYWLSSGKTVGGLSIYSESNRMSREEALRLYTQGSSWFSAEDGTKGGLLPGQLADFAVLTADYFTVPEEEIKDLQSVLTVVGGEVVYANKDFDKLAPSPLPAALDWAPTAHYGGYYDPLELPVKAFTHSCRNHAAVQHRSTPRLGEAIWGLGCDCFAF; encoded by the coding sequence ATGCCAACGAAAATTTTCTTCAATGGAAAGATCGCGACAAACGGCAAGCCGTATTTTGTTCAAGCACTCGCCGTTGAGTCTGGAAAGATCATCGCAATCGGAACAAACGAGGAAATGCTCAGCTCGCGCACGCCTGAAACCGAAGTCATAGATCTAGCTGGTCACACTGTCATCCCCGGGTTAAACGACTCTCATCTGCATATCATCCGTGGCGGGTTGCATTACAACATGGAACTGCGTTGGGACGGAGTGCCTTCTCTCGCTGACGCATTACAAATGCTGAAGGAACAGGCGCAGCGGACTCCTGCGCCACAGTGGGTGCGCGTCGTAGGGGGATGGAATGAATTTCAATTCGCGGAGAGACGGATGCCCACATTAGATGAGATTAACAAGGTCTCTCCCGACACTCCTGTGTTTGTTCTGCACCTCTATGATCGCGCGTTCTTGAATGCGGCCGCGTTGCGGGCTGTGGGGTATACGAAAGATTCGCCGAACCCTCCCGGGGGAGAAATTCAGAGAGATAAGAACGGCAATCCGACCGGAATTCTGATCGCAAGACCAAACGCGGGCATCCTCTATGCAACTCTAGCGAAGGGACCGTTGCTGAACTATGAGGACCAGCTCGTATCTACTCGACATTTCATGCGCGAGCTCAATCGCCTGGGCATTACCAGCGCCGTTGATGCCGGCGGAGGATTTCAGAACTACCCGGCCGACTACAAGGTAATTGAAGCGCTGCACCAAAAGAAGCAGATGACAGTTCGTATCGCGTACAACCTCTTTACACAGCGACCGAAGCACGAGTTGGAAGATTTCAAAAACTGGACAAGCAGCACGACCCTGTATCAGGGTGACCAGACATACCGGCTAAACGGAGCGGGCGAGACGCTGGTCTTTTCCGCTGCAGACTTCGAGGACTTCCTTGAGCCACGGCCCGATCTCGACGGAGTCATGGAAGCAGAGTTGGAGCAGGTTGTGCGCTTGCTTGCGGAAAAGCGATGGCCCTTCCGCCTCCACGCAACATACAACGAATCTATCGAACGCTTTTTGAATGTATTCGAGAAGGTTAATCGTGATATCCCATTTAACGGACTGCATTGGTTTTTCGATCATGCAGAGACGATTACAGACAAAAATATTGAACGGGTTGCTGCGCTTGGCGGAGGCATTGCAGTGCAGCACCGCATGGCATATCAGGGAGAGTATTTCGTCGACCGCTACGGCAAGAAAGCGGCACAGCGTACACCACCTATTCGCCGGATGATTGAACTTGGCCTGCCTGTGGGGGCAGGCACGGATGCTACTCGCGTTGCGAGTTTCAACCCTTATATGGCTCTCTACTGGCTTTCGTCCGGAAAAACAGTGGGTGGTTTGAGCATTTATTCAGAAAGCAATCGCATGTCGCGTGAGGAAGCGCTTCGTCTCTATACGCAAGGCAGCAGTTGGTTTTCGGCCGAGGATGGCACTAAAGGTGGCCTGCTTCCTGGTCAGCTGGCAGATTTCGCTGTACTGACCGCGGACTATTTCACTGTGCCGGAAGAAGAAATCAAAGACCTTCAATCGGTGCTTACGGTTGTTGGCGGCGAGGTTGTGTATGCCAATAAAGATTTTGATAAGCTTGCCCCGTCGCCGCTCCCGGCAGCGCTTGATTGGGCGCCCACCGCTCATTATGGAGGGTACTACGATCCGCTAGAGCTTCCTGTCAAAGCGTTCACCCATAGCTGCCGCAACCATGCAGCTGTCCAACATAGGTCAACCCCGCGTCTGGGTGAAGCCATCTGGGGCTTGGGGTGTGATTGCTTCGCCTTTTAG
- a CDS encoding L-rhamnose/proton symporter RhaT, with product MISDSINGVFVIAAGGVANGSFPVPSKRILIWKWEHIWLIYSAFAMAILPIGLALAFAPQIIRQTLISDPHLTAQMGGCGLLFGAGSVLFGVSLARLGIAITNALVSGTVVFLGSFWPIWVGGVQMDRRHLQWLIFGLTLLILSLILCAGASVIRDRSQQNELNEVRPSTGAFAAVLLAVLAGCLSSVLNVGFASGGRLIANARIDGSPPLLASLAVWIPALFGGLIFNMGYPAYLISLRGSWPVLFEGHHCVGRWCRSALMGSMWFGAILLYGFGASILGSAGSVYGWALGMSVSILTANVWGVAGGEWNGASFQPKLLMLLSTVLLIASFGVLCLTRLPR from the coding sequence ATGATTTCGGATTCGATCAACGGGGTTTTCGTTATTGCGGCCGGCGGTGTGGCAAACGGGTCATTTCCTGTCCCCTCCAAGCGTATCCTGATCTGGAAGTGGGAACATATTTGGCTCATCTACTCTGCCTTCGCGATGGCGATACTACCCATCGGCCTGGCTCTCGCTTTCGCCCCGCAAATCATCCGTCAAACCCTCATTAGCGATCCTCACCTCACGGCTCAGATGGGTGGATGTGGACTGCTATTCGGCGCCGGTTCGGTACTTTTTGGGGTAAGCCTGGCCCGGTTGGGAATCGCCATTACCAACGCTCTGGTTTCAGGAACAGTGGTTTTCCTGGGTAGCTTCTGGCCTATTTGGGTTGGAGGAGTACAAATGGACCGGCGGCATTTGCAGTGGCTGATCTTCGGCTTGACGCTGTTGATTCTCAGCTTGATCCTCTGCGCCGGAGCGTCGGTCATCAGGGATCGATCTCAGCAGAATGAGTTGAATGAAGTGCGGCCTTCCACCGGCGCGTTCGCGGCGGTGCTCCTGGCTGTTTTGGCAGGTTGTTTGTCGTCCGTATTGAATGTAGGCTTTGCCTCGGGAGGCCGCCTCATTGCGAACGCCAGGATAGACGGTTCGCCGCCCCTGCTCGCTAGTTTAGCTGTCTGGATCCCGGCACTTTTCGGCGGGCTGATCTTTAATATGGGTTACCCGGCATATCTGATATCCCTTCGCGGTTCCTGGCCTGTGCTCTTCGAAGGACATCATTGTGTGGGCAGATGGTGCCGCTCCGCCCTGATGGGGAGCATGTGGTTTGGCGCCATCCTGCTCTACGGATTTGGGGCGTCCATCCTGGGAAGTGCGGGCTCTGTTTATGGCTGGGCGCTGGGGATGTCGGTTTCCATCCTGACCGCAAACGTTTGGGGCGTCGCCGGCGGAGAGTGGAACGGGGCGAGCTTCCAGCCGAAGCTTCTAATGTTATTGTCGACCGTGCTTTTGATCGCCTCGTTCGGTGTTCTCTGCCTTACACGGCTACCCCGATGA
- a CDS encoding L-dopachrome tautomerase-related protein — MKTATPTSTVDTHLASDRTIGRIQPVFEFHGAMPTGVTVSSSGRIFISFPRWGDNVPFTVGEIRGNKVVAYPDQAINDFDPSRPGETLSSVQSVVVDPSNRLWILDTGVLEFGPPLPGCAKMFAIDLATNKVVKTIVFSSTTVTPTTYVNDVRFDLRQGKAGFAYLTDSTATGPGGIIVVDLDSGENWRRLTGHPSTSPDPSFIPLVEGERFALREKGKPPSAFNCSSDGIAISADGLKLYYCPLSSRHLFSVSTELLRDRSADDAAVSKSIVDLGEKGASDGLESDDKGRVYAGDYENNSIRQLQPNGEWQTIAHDPRILWPDTLSVASNGYLYFTANQLHRQPQFNEGVDRREKPYVLFRMKMDAGPVLLK, encoded by the coding sequence ATGAAGACAGCCACACCGACGTCGACCGTTGATACGCACCTTGCCTCAGATCGCACGATTGGACGGATCCAGCCCGTCTTTGAATTCCATGGCGCGATGCCCACAGGCGTTACTGTCAGTTCAAGTGGGCGCATTTTCATCAGCTTCCCTCGTTGGGGAGACAACGTCCCGTTCACGGTCGGTGAGATTCGAGGCAATAAAGTGGTGGCGTATCCCGACCAAGCCATAAACGACTTCGATCCCTCCAGACCCGGTGAGACCTTAAGCAGTGTGCAGAGTGTCGTAGTCGATCCATCAAACCGCCTCTGGATACTCGATACCGGCGTCCTAGAATTCGGACCGCCTCTTCCTGGCTGCGCAAAGATGTTCGCAATCGACTTGGCAACGAATAAAGTCGTGAAAACGATCGTCTTCTCCTCAACAACGGTGACGCCGACTACATACGTCAATGACGTTCGATTCGACCTGCGACAGGGAAAGGCAGGGTTCGCGTATCTCACCGACTCTACTGCGACTGGGCCTGGTGGCATCATTGTGGTTGACCTTGATAGCGGAGAAAACTGGCGTAGGTTGACCGGACACCCGTCAACTTCTCCTGACCCTTCGTTCATTCCCTTAGTTGAAGGAGAACGTTTTGCGCTTCGCGAGAAGGGTAAACCTCCGAGTGCATTCAATTGCTCCTCAGACGGCATTGCCATCTCGGCTGACGGATTGAAACTCTACTACTGCCCATTGTCAAGCCGTCACCTGTTCTCCGTATCAACAGAGCTGTTGCGCGACCGCTCGGCTGACGACGCTGCGGTCTCGAAGTCCATAGTTGATCTAGGAGAGAAGGGTGCCTCCGACGGCTTGGAATCTGATGACAAGGGGCGTGTTTACGCTGGCGACTATGAGAACAACAGCATCCGGCAACTCCAGCCCAACGGCGAATGGCAGACGATCGCCCACGATCCTCGGATCTTGTGGCCTGACACGTTATCGGTGGCGTCCAATGGATATCTATATTTCACCGCGAACCAATTGCATCGCCAACCCCAGTTCAATGAGGGTGTCGACCGCCGAGAAAAGCCATATGTTCTTTTTCGTATGAAGATGGATGCTGGCCCCGTCCTTCTCAAATAG
- a CDS encoding enoyl-CoA hydratase/isomerase family protein codes for MQTAQSDYFSAYRQLRLARDAMGVLVAEFHSNGGPCIMNAQGHTEFVNAFYRIAQDRANKIVILTGAGGDFIINVDWSSFGDVSDPGVWSQIHDEGVQVLENIANIRVPVIAAIEGRAYVHSDYVLLGNVIVAGESATFQDVAHYAVGVAPGDGIFTTWSYRAGAGRAEAFLLDPKPLPARTAQEWGVVAEVVPNGQALNRARELAELYLKAPEVTRRNTRVHFIQPLKERVVREVGYGLSLEGASSADLVKSKQVKGEPVAQKRKSA; via the coding sequence ATGCAGACAGCTCAATCGGACTATTTCTCGGCCTACCGCCAACTGAGGCTGGCGCGGGACGCCATGGGCGTGCTGGTTGCCGAGTTCCATAGTAACGGTGGGCCGTGCATTATGAATGCGCAAGGTCACACGGAATTTGTCAATGCGTTTTACCGCATCGCACAAGATCGTGCTAACAAGATCGTTATCCTCACCGGCGCGGGAGGAGACTTCATTATCAATGTGGACTGGTCGTCTTTCGGCGACGTTTCTGATCCCGGAGTCTGGAGCCAGATTCACGACGAGGGCGTTCAAGTTCTGGAAAACATCGCTAATATCCGGGTGCCGGTGATCGCAGCGATCGAGGGGCGCGCCTACGTACACTCCGATTATGTGCTGCTCGGCAATGTCATTGTGGCCGGCGAGAGTGCGACCTTTCAGGATGTAGCGCACTACGCCGTTGGTGTTGCGCCGGGTGACGGCATCTTCACCACGTGGAGTTATCGCGCTGGAGCGGGACGTGCCGAGGCGTTTCTTCTCGATCCCAAGCCACTGCCGGCGCGTACTGCGCAGGAATGGGGAGTCGTCGCGGAAGTCGTGCCCAACGGCCAGGCGCTCAATCGTGCGCGAGAATTGGCGGAACTGTACCTAAAAGCTCCGGAGGTGACTCGGCGTAACACACGCGTGCATTTCATCCAGCCGTTGAAGGAGCGCGTGGTGCGGGAAGTCGGCTATGGGCTTTCTCTCGAAGGAGCGTCGTCCGCAGATTTAGTGAAATCAAAGCAAGTCAAGGGTGAACCTGTCGCTCAGAAAAGAAAATCTGCATGA
- a CDS encoding hydrolase, with product MTQNNGLAKRSEKGLLTPDNCVVTLIDHQPQMLFGINSIDRQSLINNVVGFAKATKIFGVPLILSTVETTFSGYIWPQLRAIYPDQTLIERSSMNSWDDENFVAAVKKTGRKKIVLAGLWTEVCVAFPTIQAIHDGFEVYVVEDCVGDLDLRTHETAMRRIEQAGAKPVTWIQVMLEWQRDWAHKDTYTAVMDVVKQHCGAYGMGVEYASTMVHGTPATVYEGWEVPLEVVHK from the coding sequence ATGACTCAGAACAACGGCCTTGCCAAGCGGAGTGAGAAAGGGTTGCTCACTCCAGACAATTGTGTTGTAACGCTGATTGATCATCAGCCACAGATGCTTTTCGGAATAAACAGCATTGACAGGCAGTCATTGATTAACAACGTTGTAGGGTTCGCGAAGGCTACGAAGATCTTCGGGGTGCCTCTCATCCTGAGCACGGTCGAAACAACCTTCAGCGGGTACATCTGGCCGCAGCTTCGAGCGATCTATCCAGATCAGACTCTAATTGAGCGCAGCAGCATGAACTCCTGGGACGATGAGAATTTCGTTGCTGCTGTGAAAAAGACAGGCCGCAAGAAGATTGTTCTCGCTGGACTCTGGACCGAGGTCTGTGTTGCTTTTCCCACTATCCAGGCTATTCATGACGGCTTTGAAGTGTATGTCGTCGAAGATTGCGTTGGCGATCTCGATCTGCGCACGCATGAGACTGCGATGCGCCGGATCGAGCAGGCGGGGGCGAAGCCAGTCACCTGGATTCAGGTGATGCTTGAATGGCAACGCGATTGGGCTCACAAGGACACCTATACCGCCGTGATGGACGTAGTAAAGCAACATTGCGGAGCGTACGGCATGGGAGTCGAATATGCATCCACCATGGTTCATGGCACGCCTGCGACCGTGTACGAGGGCTGGGAGGTGCCACTCGAAGTAGTTCACAAATAG
- a CDS encoding DUF1427 family protein — translation MKVMFISFAVGVFVGILYGVIRVKSPAPPIVALLGLLGMVLGEQLGGWILTKHVSVTHAASVCLVGKHWDQRAQSHERLEVK, via the coding sequence ATGAAGGTAATGTTTATTTCATTTGCTGTAGGTGTGTTTGTTGGCATTTTGTATGGAGTGATTCGCGTAAAGAGTCCGGCCCCGCCAATCGTCGCTCTGCTCGGCCTCCTGGGAATGGTGCTTGGAGAACAGCTCGGCGGTTGGATTCTTACGAAACATGTCAGCGTGACACATGCTGCATCCGTTTGTCTCGTGGGTAAGCATTGGGATCAGCGAGCGCAATCGCACGAACGTCTGGAGGTCAAATGA